A single region of the Vicia villosa cultivar HV-30 ecotype Madison, WI linkage group LG4, Vvil1.0, whole genome shotgun sequence genome encodes:
- the LOC131595827 gene encoding ammonium transporter 1 member 1-like — protein MSLPECSATQLAQLIGPNATNALAAADFICNQFTAVGKKFVDTQYAVDTTYLLFSAYLVFSMQLGFAMLCAGSVRAKNTMNIMLTNVLDAAAGGLFYYLFGFAFAFGGPSNGFIGKHFFGLKDVPSVAFDYSYFLYQWAFAIAAAGITSGSIAERTQFVAYLIYSSFLTGFVYPVVSHWFWSSDGWASATNTGNLLFSTGVIDFAGSGVVHMVGGIAGLWGALIEGPRIGRFDHNGRAVTLRGHSASLVVLGTFMLWFGWYGFNPGSFTKILSAYDSGTYYGQWSAVGRTAVTTTLAGCTAALTTLFGKRILSGHWNVTDVCNGLLGGFAAITAGCSVVEPWAAIVCGFIAAVVLISCNVLAEKVRYDDPLEAAQLHGGCGAWGIIFTALFAKEEYVNQVYPGKPGRPYGLFMGGGGKLLGAHVIQILVIIGWVSATMGPLFFALNKMKLLRISAEDELAGMDLTRHGGFAYAYEDESHKHGIQLRKVDHNSSSTPTPNPTTDL, from the exons ATGTCGCTGCCGGAATGTTCCGCTACGCAACTAGCGCAGCTCATCGGTCCCAACGCTACAAACGCCTTGGCCGCCGCAGATTTCATCTGCAATCAGTTCACAGCCGTGGGAAAAAAGTTCGTCGACACACAATACGCCGTGGATACCACTTATCTTCTATTCTCAGCTTATCTTGTTTTCTCTATGCAACTTGGTTTCGCTATGCTCTGTGCCGGTTCAGTTCGAGCCAAAAACACCATGAACATCATGCTTACAAACGTCCTAGACGCCGCTGCCGGTGGACTGTTTTACTATCTCTTCGGTTTTGCCTTTGCCTTCGGTGGACCTTCAAACGGTTTCATCGGAAAACATTTCTTTGGCCTCAAAGATGTTCCTTCAGTAGCTTTTGATTACAGTTATTTTCTATACCAGTGGGCTTTCGCCATAGCAGCCGCCGGTATCACCAGCGGCTCTATCGCAGAACGAACACAGTTCGTTGCTTATCTTATCTACTCTTCCTTTCTCACTGGCTTTGTTTACCCTGTTGTTTCTCATTGGTTTTGGTCCAGTGATGGTTGGGCTAGCGCAACCAACACCGGGAACCTCTTGTTTAGCACCGGAGTTATCGATTTTGCTGGCTCCGGTGTTGTTCATATGGTTGGTGGTATAGCTGGTCTTTGGGGCGCGTTGATTGAAGGTCCGCGTATCGGTCGATTCGATCACAATGGTCGAGCCGTCACTCTTCGCGGACACAGCGCTTCTTTGGTAGTTCTCGGAACTTTCATGCTTTGGTTTGGTTGGTATGGTTTCAACCCTGGTTCCTTCACCAAGATTCTAAGCGCTTATGACTCAG GTACTTATTATGGGCAATGGAGTGCGGTGGGGAGAACGGCGGTGACGACGACACTGGCAGGTTGTACGGCGGCGTTGACTACACTTTTTGGGAAAAGAATTCTCTCCGGTCACTGGAACGTTACCGATGTGTGTAACGGGTTACTAGGCGGATTCGCCGCCATAACCGCCGGGTGTTCTGTCGTGGAGCCATGGGCAGCCATCGTGTGTGGATTTATAGCAGCGGTGGTTCTGATCTCGTGTAACGTACTCGCGGAAAAGGTGCGTTACGATGATCCATTAGAAGCAGCGCAGCTTCACGGAGGATGTGGCGCGTGGGGTATAATATTCACCGCTTTGTTTGCTAAAGAAGAGTATGTGAACCAGGTTTACCCGGGTAAACCGGGTCGACCATATGGGTTATTTATGGGTGGTGGAGGGAAGTTATTAGGGGCACATGTGATACAAATATTGGTTATTATTGGGTGGGTTAGTGCAACTATGGGTCCTCTTTTCTTTGCTTTGAATAAAATGAAGTTGTTAAGGATCTCAGCTGAAGATGAACTTGCGGGTATGGATTTGACCCGACATGGTGGGTTTGCTTATGCTTATGAAGATGAGTCACATAAACATGGGATTCAATTGAGGAAAGTTGATcataactcttcttctactcctacTCCCAATCCCACCACAGATTTGtga